A DNA window from Halobacterium sp. DL1 contains the following coding sequences:
- a CDS encoding transcriptional regulator, TrmB: protein MKYTDFELTTMTPDHDHIRPDGGIDTLDPPPIDVLNEETLEPETLAENAPRLETVVELLNRPALARVYVYVCYWGPVAPPEVMDTLDLSKSTTYEYVDRLVDLGLVDRDDSTRPQQLTAEPIIIVEQYAPIVITPTVLHALALQEVDEDVEYFVDRYGLGKLIAALRGAGLHFAGKTTQRMVASDIDVRETEAMMIIYALKPALAVGREHDPFFEYLFPDVHTEMDLPDLDDIADAPAQSSDPDR, encoded by the coding sequence GTGAAGTACACGGACTTCGAACTAACTACCATGACTCCTGATCACGATCACATTCGGCCAGATGGTGGAATCGACACGCTGGACCCGCCACCGATCGACGTACTAAACGAAGAAACGCTCGAGCCGGAGACGCTTGCCGAGAACGCGCCCCGACTCGAAACAGTCGTGGAACTGCTCAACCGCCCAGCACTCGCCCGCGTCTACGTCTACGTGTGTTACTGGGGGCCGGTCGCCCCGCCGGAGGTCATGGACACACTCGATCTCTCAAAATCGACCACCTACGAATACGTCGATCGGCTGGTCGACCTCGGCCTCGTCGACCGGGACGACTCGACGCGCCCCCAGCAGCTGACCGCCGAGCCGATCATCATCGTCGAGCAGTACGCCCCGATCGTCATCACGCCGACCGTGCTCCACGCCCTCGCGCTCCAGGAGGTCGACGAGGACGTCGAGTACTTCGTGGATCGGTACGGCCTCGGGAAACTCATCGCCGCGTTGCGCGGCGCCGGGCTCCACTTCGCAGGCAAGACAACCCAACGGATGGTCGCCAGCGACATCGACGTTCGCGAGACGGAGGCGATGATGATCATCTACGCACTCAAACCGGCGCTCGCCGTCGGCCGGGAGCACGATCCATTCTTCGAGTACCTCTTCCCGGATGTGCATACCGAGATGGACCTCCCCGACCTCGACGACATAGCTGACGCTCCTGCGCAGTCGTCGGACCCCGATCGGTGA
- a CDS encoding twitching motility protein PilT, with the protein MAVPDRVVFDAEPLIAHADDEPGSDVVEEYLDAVAVKDTAGYVSCVNFAEIRYTLARKYDRTTADDYLDWLDELGIETQDVDAVWINASEYILKYNPALGDSFALATAEDVDATLLVGGDDDYDDVSDVPIERFRDGSA; encoded by the coding sequence ATGGCGGTCCCCGATCGGGTCGTTTTCGACGCCGAGCCGTTGATCGCGCACGCCGACGACGAACCCGGGAGCGACGTGGTCGAGGAGTATCTCGACGCGGTCGCCGTCAAGGACACAGCCGGCTACGTCAGCTGCGTGAACTTCGCCGAGATTCGGTACACCCTCGCTCGGAAGTATGACCGGACCACCGCCGACGACTACCTCGACTGGCTCGACGAACTCGGGATCGAGACGCAGGATGTCGACGCAGTCTGGATTAACGCCTCGGAGTACATCCTGAAGTACAACCCCGCGCTCGGCGATTCGTTCGCACTCGCGACCGCCGAGGATGTCGACGCGACGCTCTTGGTCGGCGGTGACGATGACTACGACGACGTCTCTGACGTCCCGATCGAGCGATTCCGCGACGGCTCGGCGTAG
- a CDS encoding AbrB family transcriptional regulator: MNKSEQLKHSEREVVAVTKHGQATIPKRFRDKLGIDAPGKVLFRETEEGEVIVEHVRSPSEMRGFAARSEATTDKPATQILREKREQDRDKRDARFSTDE, translated from the coding sequence ATGAATAAGTCAGAACAGCTAAAACACTCTGAAAGGGAAGTCGTTGCGGTGACGAAGCACGGACAGGCCACCATCCCGAAGCGCTTCCGCGACAAGCTCGGGATCGATGCCCCCGGGAAGGTGCTGTTCCGGGAAACCGAGGAGGGCGAGGTGATCGTCGAGCACGTTCGCTCCCCGAGCGAGATGCGTGGCTTCGCCGCCCGCAGCGAGGCGACCACCGACAAGCCCGCGACCCAGATCCTCCGCGAGAAGCGCGAGCAGGACCGGGACAAACGCGACGCCCGCTTCTCGACGGACGAGTGA
- a CDS encoding conjugal transfer protein: MREYLRVTPTSERLNPERLPQTLESLHKLTAMDSTGLADKLNPLHSKTPLRFEFLALSEGADAPVEFYYGADDHLDTLEKRLRSVYPETFDIERTEIDVVSRLVQPVEFDRETFVDHYESGDLTYEFGPDEQYKLGTDDDSQARPADAESVADGGTVGDLSADHIIEFGDTALELAPPDAIPEDEPLTTLAEPTVTSDGTILARPATETVSPLGVRWQGSATRKQDWMTSLSPFTADDDEEELSAVDQPGGALASLVDHLMEATAPVAFQVVFQRRKSWQSDADLRKEDIIDGRDTLAQEIIGSLFELDGQSENRDKNQLSDAVAKRVEAIEAKNPKRSFTANIRAIGIPSGDDGRDDLDERMQSLVPVFDPLDGPYYEVTAERLRDSGFRAATKERNTRATLQRLLDREITTGRGKTRPGFVLSGRELAHFVLVPSSEQLTVEGARGTRAEQQSRNPLPRPHQDLMNEFRDGMAIGYALNDTGEAEGEPTHIPPRLLPTHYGRFGTTGSGKSKALINDMLSLYDNTEGPTILIIPKNDDMAQNYMRAHGRRFGITDLEENVVHFPVPDVLPGFSFFDLEPSMESGRRREDAVQRKADHYEEILKLVMGTDRYERATVAPTLIKTLIKALFDEEYGRENGLYRASTDYFAHRQLEHVVDQLWEAGPPNENIGDAPRSSDEEVTRTIRRQLQLDSNTFANVMGGVGNRLAYISQDTHLRQIFNNTENQFDFRDVLDEDTVILFDLGDLRDDAARIMTGVILTNLDAALKDRKRALSQHPDDYVVNLLVDEAASVVVSDIMNDLLEKGRGFRLSVGLSMQFPEQMEAEGGRKIYLNALNNIGSSLIGKINVDRELARAMAHEEMDPTDFANRIRSLPRGEWIASLPSPTFGETGPYPFSLEPLPIPPGHPESESPLTAREEEQFTETLSAMHEHISDRHGVPAETDTTTTRPPADGHDVLDIASDDLDGAIAKVVRSLQLREGCREENGWVAVEAVDDELRRLFDDVDAEPPSYDALADIRERSRYLDTTVDIDADELRIRLTEAGEEVAMPDTGGVQAAGGSAHDTALRQIEEELTALGFTVSILAQDGSEKPDATASHPDVADRFAIEVETTTPENPAKVLTNLRKAQEAEDIPLFVVRPGNDETEWADRVDGILTPPVRTLQNGETRFYTTDSNLTFNGGATEEGGVTAVRPANGDENRIQNIWQRDDDEIVLRDASGTEHNRVPSLSTLSKDRVPAIYSYDHAADEYVVYEHGEQHIYESKSAFEDDWVRIKKPFVPEAELPVPDYTRSTYSIVILHDEAESVVYEDGEKRPLSAITDGSLHPASSGSAAADEPPSQTDQADGPVEEKQEDQSPPSFESFVDEYLIEDADEAVPKDEVFGLYNDWAEAHGIDEPLNKSWFTRKLNTHIEVDSTKKRIDGEPVRHYTGIRIRSEEGPES; encoded by the coding sequence ATGCGTGAGTACCTCCGCGTGACGCCTACCTCCGAACGCCTCAATCCGGAGCGGCTGCCGCAGACACTGGAGAGTCTCCACAAACTGACCGCAATGGACTCGACAGGGCTAGCTGACAAACTCAATCCGCTACACAGCAAAACACCGCTACGATTCGAATTTCTCGCGCTCAGCGAGGGTGCAGACGCCCCCGTCGAATTCTACTACGGTGCCGACGATCATCTGGATACGCTTGAGAAACGTCTCCGGTCGGTCTATCCCGAGACGTTCGACATCGAGCGTACCGAAATCGACGTCGTATCCCGACTCGTGCAGCCTGTGGAATTCGACCGAGAGACATTCGTCGATCACTATGAGTCGGGCGATCTCACGTACGAATTCGGTCCTGACGAGCAATACAAACTCGGGACTGACGACGACAGTCAAGCGAGGCCAGCAGACGCCGAATCAGTCGCGGATGGAGGGACGGTCGGCGACCTGTCTGCCGACCACATCATCGAGTTCGGAGACACCGCCCTCGAACTCGCCCCACCAGATGCGATTCCCGAGGATGAGCCACTAACCACGCTTGCCGAACCAACGGTAACATCAGATGGGACGATACTCGCCCGGCCAGCGACCGAGACCGTCTCCCCACTCGGCGTGCGGTGGCAGGGGTCGGCCACTCGAAAGCAGGACTGGATGACCTCACTCTCGCCATTCACTGCCGACGACGACGAAGAGGAACTTTCAGCCGTCGATCAGCCAGGAGGTGCGCTCGCGTCGCTCGTCGACCACCTGATGGAGGCGACAGCACCAGTGGCGTTCCAGGTCGTCTTCCAGCGACGCAAGAGCTGGCAGTCCGATGCCGATCTTCGCAAGGAGGACATCATCGACGGGCGGGACACACTCGCCCAGGAGATTATTGGCTCCCTCTTCGAACTCGACGGCCAATCGGAGAACCGGGACAAAAACCAGCTTAGCGACGCGGTTGCAAAACGCGTCGAGGCAATCGAGGCGAAAAATCCGAAGCGGTCGTTCACCGCGAACATCCGAGCAATCGGGATTCCATCCGGTGACGACGGTCGCGATGATCTCGATGAGCGGATGCAATCACTTGTCCCGGTATTCGATCCGCTTGACGGGCCGTATTACGAGGTTACGGCTGAACGGTTGCGCGACAGCGGCTTTCGGGCAGCCACGAAAGAACGGAACACACGAGCGACGTTGCAGCGGCTCTTGGATCGTGAGATCACGACCGGCCGTGGGAAGACCCGACCCGGGTTCGTGCTAAGTGGTCGAGAACTCGCGCACTTCGTACTCGTTCCCTCCTCGGAACAGCTTACTGTCGAGGGAGCACGTGGGACGCGTGCGGAACAGCAGAGTCGGAATCCGTTGCCACGCCCCCACCAAGATCTGATGAATGAGTTCCGTGACGGGATGGCAATCGGGTACGCACTCAATGATACCGGCGAGGCCGAAGGCGAGCCAACACATATTCCGCCCCGACTGCTGCCCACTCATTACGGCCGGTTCGGAACAACCGGCTCTGGGAAATCGAAAGCCCTGATCAACGATATGCTGTCGCTATACGACAACACCGAGGGGCCAACTATCCTCATTATCCCGAAGAACGACGACATGGCCCAGAACTACATGCGGGCTCACGGGCGTCGGTTCGGAATAACCGATCTCGAAGAGAACGTCGTTCACTTCCCGGTGCCAGACGTCCTCCCCGGGTTCTCGTTTTTCGATCTCGAACCGTCGATGGAGAGCGGACGGCGCCGCGAAGACGCCGTCCAACGGAAGGCCGACCACTACGAAGAGATTTTGAAGCTCGTGATGGGAACCGACCGCTACGAGCGAGCGACTGTGGCCCCAACTCTCATCAAGACACTCATCAAGGCACTGTTCGACGAGGAGTACGGGCGTGAGAACGGGCTGTACCGAGCGTCGACGGACTACTTCGCCCACCGACAGCTCGAACACGTAGTCGACCAGCTCTGGGAGGCCGGGCCACCGAACGAGAACATCGGCGACGCCCCGCGGTCGAGCGACGAGGAAGTCACTCGAACGATCCGACGGCAACTTCAGTTAGATTCGAACACCTTCGCGAACGTGATGGGCGGTGTCGGAAACCGTCTCGCCTACATCTCGCAGGATACGCACCTGCGTCAGATCTTCAATAATACCGAGAACCAGTTCGACTTTCGGGATGTCCTCGACGAAGATACGGTCATTCTCTTCGACCTTGGAGACCTTCGCGACGACGCCGCCCGGATCATGACCGGTGTGATCCTGACCAATCTCGATGCAGCCCTCAAGGATCGCAAACGGGCGCTCTCCCAACACCCGGATGACTACGTCGTGAACTTGCTCGTTGACGAGGCAGCATCGGTCGTGGTCTCCGACATTATGAACGATCTCCTCGAGAAAGGGCGGGGATTCCGGCTCTCTGTCGGCCTGTCGATGCAGTTCCCCGAACAGATGGAGGCCGAAGGCGGGCGAAAAATCTACCTGAACGCCCTGAACAACATCGGCAGTTCGCTCATCGGGAAAATCAACGTCGACCGAGAACTGGCACGAGCGATGGCCCACGAAGAGATGGACCCCACGGATTTCGCCAACCGGATTCGTTCGTTGCCGCGAGGAGAGTGGATCGCCAGCCTGCCGAGCCCGACGTTCGGTGAAACGGGGCCGTATCCGTTCAGTCTCGAACCACTCCCGATTCCACCGGGCCACCCCGAGAGTGAATCGCCTCTCACAGCGCGTGAAGAGGAGCAGTTCACTGAGACGCTCTCCGCGATGCACGAACACATCAGTGACAGACACGGTGTGCCGGCTGAGACAGACACCACAACAACGAGACCACCTGCCGACGGACACGATGTCCTCGATATTGCGAGCGATGACCTGGACGGTGCGATTGCGAAGGTGGTCCGGAGTCTCCAGCTTCGAGAAGGATGCCGTGAAGAGAACGGCTGGGTGGCCGTCGAAGCAGTCGACGACGAACTCAGACGACTCTTCGACGACGTCGACGCCGAACCCCCGTCGTATGATGCACTCGCGGACATTCGAGAACGATCACGATACCTCGATACGACCGTCGATATCGACGCTGACGAACTCCGAATCCGGCTCACTGAAGCCGGAGAGGAGGTCGCGATGCCCGATACTGGTGGCGTGCAGGCAGCTGGGGGGAGTGCCCACGACACAGCACTCCGCCAGATCGAAGAAGAGCTCACCGCACTCGGCTTCACGGTCTCGATCCTCGCACAGGATGGCAGCGAGAAACCTGACGCGACGGCGAGCCACCCCGACGTTGCCGACCGATTCGCTATCGAAGTCGAAACGACGACACCCGAGAATCCCGCGAAAGTACTCACGAACCTCCGGAAAGCCCAAGAGGCAGAGGATATCCCGCTGTTTGTCGTTCGACCAGGAAACGACGAAACTGAGTGGGCCGACCGTGTCGACGGCATTCTCACGCCACCCGTTCGCACCCTCCAGAATGGCGAGACGAGGTTCTACACGACCGACTCGAATCTCACGTTCAACGGCGGAGCGACCGAAGAAGGGGGAGTGACGGCCGTGCGACCGGCGAACGGCGACGAGAACAGGATCCAGAACATCTGGCAGCGTGATGACGACGAAATCGTCCTTCGTGATGCCAGCGGAACGGAACACAACCGTGTCCCGTCGCTTTCGACCCTCTCGAAGGATCGCGTGCCAGCCATCTACAGCTACGACCACGCTGCCGACGAGTACGTCGTATACGAGCACGGTGAGCAACACATCTACGAGTCGAAATCGGCGTTCGAGGATGACTGGGTGCGTATCAAGAAGCCATTCGTCCCCGAAGCCGAACTCCCCGTACCAGACTACACACGTTCGACGTACAGCATCGTTATCCTTCACGATGAGGCGGAATCAGTAGTGTATGAAGACGGTGAGAAGCGGCCACTCTCTGCAATCACCGACGGGTCGCTCCATCCGGCATCGTCCGGATCAGCGGCCGCTGACGAACCACCCAGTCAGACCGACCAGGCAGATGGGCCGGTCGAAGAGAAGCAGGAAGACCAATCGCCACCGTCGTTCGAATCGTTCGTCGACGAATATCTTATCGAAGACGCAGATGAAGCCGTGCCGAAAGATGAGGTATTCGGCCTCTACAACGACTGGGCAGAGGCACATGGCATCGACGAGCCGCTGAATAAGAGCTGGTTCACACGGAAGCTCAACACTCACATCGAGGTGGACTCCACGAAGAAGCGAATCGACGGAGAACCCGTACGGCATTACACTGGTATCCGCATTCGCTCTGAAGAGGGACCTGAGTCATGA
- a CDS encoding transferase: protein MRNVVLQTGGGALGPVAEWLQNLSPAEGAVLALVVGLILGVGSKHLWDRFTADDEPDMDFADVLDEETLKEGEAERQLLDDISESHKSVTAPGAVEWETRAARVGEQWTTTLYIANYADYPNDGYLSDLFEMTDVQFDLTAHITPKNQERARNELQDIADDLQVDADLEQSIRSAYLQERANEAAATYKAVENGANVFDQGMFITVRTDEKDHLRDAVQTVKSALRDDPANLTPKTAICRQDLALQSAAPIGDNEFGRTSIALGGAVGALLSSPHNATILEEGGVEFGIHKDNQSPVVIDPFSRDNGYAMFTVGDTGSGKSFSSKQNFIRSIEQSKDRIGIILEPLNNWAGVSEALDAKRITVGGTLGLNPLEIRETPEHVQRAMGEDASPFNEKLDDAMSFLTNFFALRGISLGDRRTTLELALKRAYKRQGITDDISTHSNPSPTIRDMMDVFEDMINDPEEFVVRSDEEAGKIKDDATWLLDQLRPFEDDGRHANLGQESDFDIRDEKVIYLDLAQQEGSVDSSTALTMQLLISLVYERAKVSDKEVVFYIDEARYIMQDAASLAFLETVFRHHRHHDLSIRLVTQTVDEFFEHAESEAILDQCAVKQFHRLDGMDKAWADEFGLNYAQMRFVQDAVPGNEDAGFSEALVGVDGEWRGIKVKAMPKEKQVIDFEPTEQRRASLPGTGENPMDADVQAFQEDIESRATDNGQLPPERTPTETDGGPAGGGDDA, encoded by the coding sequence ATGCGTAACGTGGTCCTCCAGACAGGTGGTGGCGCACTTGGCCCCGTCGCCGAGTGGCTCCAGAACCTGTCACCAGCGGAGGGAGCAGTGCTTGCTCTCGTGGTGGGACTCATCCTCGGTGTCGGCAGCAAACATCTCTGGGACCGCTTCACTGCGGATGATGAACCAGACATGGACTTCGCGGACGTCCTCGACGAGGAGACACTCAAAGAAGGCGAGGCCGAACGCCAGCTCCTCGACGATATTTCCGAGTCGCACAAGTCCGTCACCGCGCCCGGAGCTGTCGAATGGGAAACGCGAGCCGCACGGGTCGGCGAGCAGTGGACGACGACGCTGTACATCGCTAACTATGCCGACTATCCCAACGACGGGTATCTGAGCGACCTCTTCGAGATGACCGACGTCCAGTTCGACCTCACCGCCCACATCACGCCGAAGAACCAGGAGCGAGCTCGGAACGAACTGCAGGACATCGCCGACGACCTTCAGGTCGATGCTGACCTCGAACAGAGTATCCGGAGTGCCTATCTCCAAGAGCGAGCCAACGAGGCTGCAGCGACGTACAAGGCCGTCGAGAACGGCGCGAACGTCTTCGACCAGGGGATGTTCATCACCGTGCGGACCGACGAGAAAGACCACCTCAGAGATGCCGTCCAGACGGTCAAGAGTGCGCTCCGGGACGACCCGGCGAACCTCACGCCGAAGACCGCGATTTGCCGGCAGGACCTCGCCCTCCAATCCGCCGCGCCCATCGGCGACAACGAGTTCGGCCGGACATCGATCGCGCTCGGTGGCGCCGTCGGCGCGTTACTGTCCTCCCCACACAACGCGACGATCCTCGAGGAGGGCGGCGTCGAGTTCGGCATTCACAAAGACAACCAGAGCCCCGTCGTCATCGATCCCTTCTCCCGAGACAACGGGTACGCGATGTTCACCGTCGGCGACACGGGCTCGGGGAAGTCGTTCAGCTCCAAGCAGAACTTTATCCGCTCCATCGAGCAGAGCAAGGACCGCATCGGAATCATCCTCGAACCGCTGAACAACTGGGCCGGTGTCTCAGAGGCGCTCGACGCCAAGCGAATCACGGTCGGCGGGACACTCGGCCTGAACCCTCTGGAAATTCGCGAGACGCCCGAGCACGTCCAGCGGGCGATGGGTGAGGACGCGAGTCCGTTCAACGAGAAGCTCGACGACGCGATGAGCTTCCTGACGAACTTCTTCGCGCTCCGCGGCATCTCGCTCGGCGACCGGCGGACGACGCTCGAACTCGCCCTCAAGCGCGCCTACAAGCGCCAGGGGATTACCGACGACATCTCCACGCACAGCAACCCGAGCCCGACCATCCGCGACATGATGGACGTCTTCGAGGACATGATCAACGACCCCGAGGAGTTCGTCGTGCGGTCCGACGAGGAGGCAGGGAAAATCAAGGACGACGCGACGTGGTTGCTCGATCAGCTTCGTCCCTTCGAGGACGACGGTCGCCACGCCAATCTCGGTCAAGAATCCGATTTCGACATCCGGGACGAGAAGGTGATCTATCTCGATCTGGCCCAGCAGGAAGGCAGCGTGGACAGCAGCACGGCACTGACGATGCAGCTACTCATCTCGCTGGTCTACGAGCGAGCGAAGGTTTCAGACAAGGAGGTCGTGTTCTACATCGACGAGGCCCGCTACATCATGCAGGACGCGGCAAGTCTGGCGTTCCTCGAGACGGTGTTCCGCCATCACCGACACCACGATCTCTCGATTCGGCTGGTCACCCAGACCGTCGACGAGTTCTTCGAGCACGCCGAATCCGAAGCGATCCTCGATCAGTGTGCCGTCAAGCAGTTCCATCGGTTGGACGGGATGGACAAGGCGTGGGCCGACGAGTTCGGACTGAACTACGCGCAGATGCGGTTCGTCCAGGATGCCGTCCCCGGCAACGAGGATGCAGGCTTCTCCGAAGCACTCGTCGGCGTCGACGGCGAGTGGCGCGGGATCAAGGTCAAAGCGATGCCCAAGGAGAAACAGGTCATCGACTTCGAGCCAACCGAGCAACGGCGAGCCTCACTCCCCGGCACTGGCGAGAATCCGATGGACGCGGACGTACAGGCGTTCCAGGAGGACATTGAAAGCCGAGCGACAGACAACGGACAACTCCCACCTGAGCGGACGCCAACAGAGACTGATGGTGGTCCAGCAGGAGGTGGCGACGATGCGTGA